The DNA region GGGGGGAGTTCGGGGTAGAAATGGTAACTGTTTTAGTTGATTAAGGTTAAGTTTGTAAAATCAGGAGGATAATATGTTACCGAAGTTTAGCAATGAGCCGTATCTTGATTTTTCGGTGCCCGAGAATGCCCAGAGGATGCAAAAAGCAATTGCGGCACTGAAAGAAAAGTCAGGCGCTGAGTATGAGATAATTATCGGCGGAAAAAGGTTGAAGACAAAGGAGAAGTTTCAGTCCTTTAACCCTTCGGATAAAAAGCCGGTCGGCACATTTCAACAGGCGACAGTAAAAGAGGCGGAGGCGGCAGTCAAAGCCGCATGGCAGGCGTTTGAGGAGTGGCGATTTGTCCCGGCGATTGAACGGGCGTCCATCTTTTTGCGGGCGGCAAGGATAATGCGGCAGCGTCGGTTTGAGTTTGATGCCGCAATGGTACTTGAGGTGGGCAAGAACTGGGTTGAGGCGGATGCGGATTTTGCCGAGGCGGTCGATTTTCTTGAATTTTACAGCCGGGAGGCGATAAGGTACGATGCACCCTGTGGGGTTACGCCGTATCCAGGTGAGATTCAGGAGGTGCGGTACATTCCGCTCGGCGTCGGGTTGGTTATTCCACCTTGGAATTTTCCCTGCGCAATTATGGCGGGTATGACAACCGCGGCGGCGGTCAGCGGCAATACGGTGATTTTGAAGCCGGCGTCGGACGCACCGCTGATTGCGGCACTTTTTATGGAATGCCTTGAAGAGGCGGGTCTGCCTGCGGGAGTGGTTAACTTTTTGACCGGACCAGGTTCCACAGTCGGGAATTACCTTGTTGAACATCCGAAGACCCGTTTTATCTCCTTCACCGGGTCAAAAGATGTTGGTTTAAGAATTGTGGAGGCGGCAGGAAAAACGGTGCCGGGTCAGATATGGATAAAGCGGGTGGTGGCAGAGATGGGCGGTAAGGACTGCATTATCGTTGACTCAGAGGCGGACCTGAACAGTGCGGTTGAAGGGGTCGTGGTTTCGGCTTTTGGATATCAGGGCCAGAAATGCTCCGCCTGTTCAAGGTTAATCCTTGACGCCAAAATTCACGATGAGTTTCTTGATATGCTCATACCCCGAATCAAGAAAATCAAGGTGGGCCCGGTTGAGGTTCAGGAAAACTGGATGGGTCCGGTGATAAATCAGGGCGCCTTCCGAAAGATTATGGAGTATATCAGTCTCGGAAAAAAGGAAGGCAAACTGTTGTGCGGCGGTAAGGGTGATGACCGTGAGGGGTATTTTATCCAGCCGACGGTTTTTGCCGATGTTAAGCGGTCGGCTCGTATTGCCCAGGAGGAGATTTTTGGACCGGTGCTGGCGGTGATTAAGGCGCGAAACTTTACCGACGCGCTGGACATCGCCAACTCCACCGAATACGGTTTAACCGGAGCGCTCTACACCCGAAATCGGGAAAAGATTCTGCGGGCGAAAAGGGAGTTTCATGTCGGCAATCTTTATTTCAACCGTAAGTGCACCGGTGCCTTAGTTGATGTCCAGCCGTTTGGTGGTTTCAACATGTCAGGCACGGACTCCAAAGCCGGAGGCCGCGATTACCTGCTGCTTTTCCTCCAGGCAAAGTCGATGACCGAACGGTTTTAATAAATAATAAATAGCGGTTATGCGATTAAACTTCAAACTGTAAAAAGGAGCGTCAATGGCGGAACGGAAACGGGTAATAATAATGGGCGCCGCGGGAATGGATTACCATGTCTTTAATATGTTTTTCCGTGACCGGGAGGAGTTTGAGGTGGTTGGTTTCACGATGGCGGCGGAGCAGAATCTGGGTACGGTTGGGAAGTTGCGCACCTACCCGCCGGTCCTTGCGGGTAAACTTTATCCCCGGGGAATTCCAACATACTACGAGCGGGAATTGCCCGAGTTGATTAGAAAATTTAAGGTTGACCAGGTGGTTTTTGCCTATTCCGATGTCAAACACGAGTTTGTGATGCACCGGGCTTCGGAAGCGCTGGCAGCGGGTGCCCAGTTTGTGCTTTTGCCTCCCCGGGTGCTGCAGATTCGGGCTAACAAGCCCGTTATCGCGGTTTGTGCGGTGCGAACCGGTTGCGGTAAATCCCAGACCTCGCGTCGGGTTTACGAGATTTTGAAGGGGATGGGGTTAAAGGTGGTGGCGATACGGGAACCGATGCCGTACGGTGAGCTTGAAAAACAAATCTGGCAGCGGTTTGCCAGTTACGAAGACCTGGACCGTGCCGGCGTGACAATCGAGGAGCGCGAGGAGTATGAACCCTACATTGAGCAGGGGATGGTGATATATGCCGGGTGTGACTATCAGGAGATTTTGCAGCATGCCGAGTCCGAGGCGGATGTTATCGTCTGGGATGGCGGCAACAACGAAATTTCTTTTTATGTTCCGGACCTTTTGATTGTGCTTACCGACCCGTTGCGTGCTGACCATACGGTGATATACCATCCCGGTGAGATCAATCTATTGATGGCGGATGTGGTGGTCATCAACAAAGAGGACTCCGCAAAACCGGAAGCGATTGCCCGGTTAAAAGAGTTCATCCGGGAGCGAAATGCCCGGGCGGTAATCGTTGATGCCGATTCCCCTCTGATGGTTGACGACCCGGATAGAATCAGGGGTAAACGGGTGCTGGTAATTGAAGATGGCCCGACGGTTACGCACGGTGAAATGCCTTACGGTGCGGGCAGAATTGCGGCAGAAAGGCTGGGAGCAAAGGAGATTGTTGACCCGAAGCCTTATGCCCAGGGAAGTCTGGCTGAGGAACTGAAAAGGA from candidate division WOR-3 bacterium includes:
- the pruA gene encoding L-glutamate gamma-semialdehyde dehydrogenase, whose amino-acid sequence is MLPKFSNEPYLDFSVPENAQRMQKAIAALKEKSGAEYEIIIGGKRLKTKEKFQSFNPSDKKPVGTFQQATVKEAEAAVKAAWQAFEEWRFVPAIERASIFLRAARIMRQRRFEFDAAMVLEVGKNWVEADADFAEAVDFLEFYSREAIRYDAPCGVTPYPGEIQEVRYIPLGVGLVIPPWNFPCAIMAGMTTAAAVSGNTVILKPASDAPLIAALFMECLEEAGLPAGVVNFLTGPGSTVGNYLVEHPKTRFISFTGSKDVGLRIVEAAGKTVPGQIWIKRVVAEMGGKDCIIVDSEADLNSAVEGVVVSAFGYQGQKCSACSRLILDAKIHDEFLDMLIPRIKKIKVGPVEVQENWMGPVINQGAFRKIMEYISLGKKEGKLLCGGKGDDREGYFIQPTVFADVKRSARIAQEEIFGPVLAVIKARNFTDALDIANSTEYGLTGALYTRNREKILRAKREFHVGNLYFNRKCTGALVDVQPFGGFNMSGTDSKAGGRDYLLLFLQAKSMTERF
- a CDS encoding GTPase gives rise to the protein MAERKRVIIMGAAGMDYHVFNMFFRDREEFEVVGFTMAAEQNLGTVGKLRTYPPVLAGKLYPRGIPTYYERELPELIRKFKVDQVVFAYSDVKHEFVMHRASEALAAGAQFVLLPPRVLQIRANKPVIAVCAVRTGCGKSQTSRRVYEILKGMGLKVVAIREPMPYGELEKQIWQRFASYEDLDRAGVTIEEREEYEPYIEQGMVIYAGCDYQEILQHAESEADVIVWDGGNNEISFYVPDLLIVLTDPLRADHTVIYHPGEINLLMADVVVINKEDSAKPEAIARLKEFIRERNARAVIVDADSPLMVDDPDRIRGKRVLVIEDGPTVTHGEMPYGAGRIAAERLGAKEIVDPKPYAQGSLAEELKRSSHLDRVLPAMGYSVEQLRELEEAVNRAQCDLVVSGTPIDLSRLLKTNKPIVRVRYRLQEKSQPDLEKIITERLRNLNVVKK